CCAGGAGGCCGGAGCCCCATTGGTGTGGATCTCCCACCCTCAGCACACAATCAGGCCCCAGACCAGCTTACCCCGTAGCCCTTCACATCCGCCTTAAAGTTGTTTATGTCCTCATCTGCCAGGCGCCCAGCCACCACAATCTCAGAGCCGTCGTAGAAGTGCTGGTAAGTATTCTGGGTGAGGTCCTGGATGGCGTTCTTGGGGTATTCTACCTCCACATCCGTCAGTAGCGGGTTGGCCACCTCCTCATAGAAGCCCTGGAGTCCAGATAGGGGATGTAGTAATATCAGGCCACCAGGGCAGACATGgagtggaggggctgggcaggctcCCACTGGTGCCTCCGTGAGTTGTTGAGTCCCCCAGGCTGGGCCGGTCCTGGCTTCTGGTCTCCACTTCCACGTGGCCCAGACTGTGCCCTTCAGTTTGGGGGAGcccttcctgcccccccccccaggtagAGACTgggaagaataaaaaaggaaaggacagttcttggcacatagaaaggactcaagaaatgtttgttggaatgaaaatagaaggaaagaaggatgagCAGAGAGGCCGACTAGGGGCGATGTAGAGCTAGAGTGTGAGACCCAGAGACCGACGGGAGGGAGGCCGGGGGTCCACTGCAGAGGCGAAGAGTGGTCATCTGCGCCAGGGAGGCATGGGGTTGCCAGacttagcaaatgaaaatacaggacATGTGTTAAATTTGAATGTCAGGTAAATGACAAGTTATTTTTGAGTATAAGTACATCTATTATGGGGTGAATTGTGCACCCCCAAAATACATAGATTAAAATCCTTACCTCCAGTACCTCAGGGCATGACCTTATTTGGggatagggtctttacagaggtaaatgagttaaaatgaggtctttggGATGGACCCCAATCCaacatgactgatgtccttatgaaaagggaaaatttggacccagagacagacatacacacagggaagatgatgtgaagagacaaggagaaaatgGGTGTCTACAGGCCAAGGAAAGAGGCTGCAGCAGATCCTTCCCTCGCAGCTCTCAGAAGGAActaaccctgccaacaccttgattttggacttctagcctccagaactgtgagataatacatttctgttgtgtaagccaccagTTTATgctaatttattacagcagccctagcaaactaagaCAGTGTCCTGTACAATATTTGGAGCGTGCTTACTGAAAAACTATTGACTGTTGAtgagaaattcatatttaactgGATGTCCTGTATTTGATCTGGCAATCGCATGGAGGAAGTAGGTCTGTTCTGGGTACCCACTGGAAGTGGGTGGACAAAATAAAGTAGTACTGATGGGAAAGAGGTAACCAGAGGTAGATTTCAACCCAAAAGGAAGttctttttaataactgaaattgTCACTCAGTGGACCACTTCCTGAGAAAGTAATGAGCTCTTCATTCCCAGAGGTATGCAAGACAAGGCATACCTGTAACTGCAAGTTGGCATCGGAATCCTCATAAATGCGCCGGGCAAGCCCATGGTTCTCCAAGGCCATACTCTCCAGGAAGTTGTAATTCAGATTGTTGCCAAAGCCCAAGTTATACAAGGGGAACTTGCCCCCAATAGCATTCCGCACATTCTCTTGGATTTTTTCAGGTCTGCTTTCACCTGCAGGAGAAGGTGTTTGCTCTCCAGTCACAGCCCTGGTGACTGTCTGGACCAGCTCTGTCTGGAGAGATCTGACACTCACACATATAGAGCTGGTGGAGTCATGGCCACAAGCCTGTGTtgaggtggggggatggggaggagccCTGGCAGGAAGCAGGGTCCTGCCCTTTAGGGGCTCACAGACCATGGGGGACCCTGGGGAGAGCTGCCCAAGATCTTGCAGCACACTGGCTATAAGCTGGGATTCAGAGCCATACCCGCTGCCTCACCTGTGTTGGCGTCTCCGTCAGTCAACATGATGACGATGGAGGTGCTCCTCTCTGGGACTATGTGCTCCTCCCGGGCCTTGTTCAGCATGCTGATGCCCCTCAGCAGCCCATCGTTGATGTTGGTCACTGGCACACAGACAGACAGCACTGTGGGAGGGTGTCCTCAGGGTGCCAGTGTAGAGGACATAGGGACAGCAGGCCCTGTTCCTGTGCCCAAGGACCCTGTCCACCCTACATGctggtactcagtaaatatcaaCTGAATTGCTCAGTgagtgatgaatgaatgacttaatCTTTCAAATGGGTAAAAGGACCAGCCTCTCAGGGCTGCTGGAAGGATAGACACACATGGTGATTGTAAAAGCAGTTTAGAAGACAGTCAGCTGGACTCCCAGCCCCTCTCatgggaagagaggggagcagTATAGATGTCACTTGTCATCTTTCATATGAAACTGCCAAGGGTAAGGGTTCTCTGTGGTGTTATCTTGCTGGGACTTGTGAGGCACCAGGATCATGGGttagaaacagaaacaatggGTTTCCCTAGACCACAGAGAAGAAGCCTGGATATCAAGCCTGAGgactccccactcccacctctacCCCCAGCCacggtctgcagagcctggaccAGCAGAGTCTCTGACCCCAGGCAGGAAGGAAACAGGCTGCTCAGGCAGAGAGAAATGGCAGCAGGTGGCTCTCTTCCCTCTGTTCTTACATCCTTGATCGTGAATATTCATCACAAATTTCCTGGCCTCCTGGATGTTCTCAGGAGTGGCTTGAACTAAACTATCTTTCCAAGTGGTCACACTTCCACTGAACAGGATGAAATTCAGGTAGTCATCCTCTTTCATATCCTCCAGAATTTTGAGGAGGGCATCCTTTGTctaggaaagagaaaggcaaggagacaAGATGTCTTCCCAGCCTGGGCTGGCGGTGGGGCCTACCTTTTCTGCAACAAAAGGGGCAGATGCTTTGTGCCTTTGAAAAATCcctgtcccccttcctcctctttcactGGAAATATCTGCTTCATccacttgaaaaaaatctctctcttcttcccacccATCACTCCTAACCCCTGCACCAAGAAGAGTACCTGCTCCATTTTCCGACCGTGCATGGAGCCACTGATGTCAATCACAAAGACCACATTCTTGGGCACCACCGGAAGGCCTTGAGGTGCGAAGAAGTGCACAAAGTAGCCACTGACTAtctggaaaggggagagagagactggaggCCAGCTGGCCCTTTAGCAACCTCGCACTGGCTTCTCCTGCAAATAGAAGCTGGACATTTACCAGCCCCAAATAAAGATGTCCTTTCCCCCCAACCAGGGGCTGCCACACAAAGGCCCTGAACTGCCTATCGTCCCCACGCCTGGTGGGAAATTCGTCCTTGGGCTGAGGATCAAGGGTGTCGCACAAGATGCCACTGGAGCCCCACCCGGCATCAGCCCTCACCCCACCATGTTGGGGAATCAACCAGCCCGGCAGAGCTATTTGGTGAGTACCTATGAGTACCTACCTGTACATTGGCTGGAGACTCTCTGTTCACATCATAGGTGATAATGAAATCTCCTTTGAGGAGGGAGTCCGTACAGGTTGGGCATGAGCGCTGTTGGTCCAAGCTGGGCTTGAAGGACACATGGCCCTGAGGGAGGATGATGGAGGGCCTGGCTCAGCTCGACCACAGCCTGCCTTCTGCAGACCTCAGCCTGGTGCTGCCCTGGAGAGTGAGGCACAGCCCTCACGGGGAGGAGCCTGAAAGTGGGTGCCTGGGCTGTGCAGAGAACCCCCATCTGGGGTTCTCTGGCCTTTCTGAgctcctctttccctctcagAGATCAGGAGCTGCTTGGAGGGCAGGGGTCTTGTATGAGGCAGCCTTTCACTCTCCTCATTCACTGGGCCCCACAAGTCCCTTCGCGCAGCCTACCTTGGAGCTCAGCGCTGAGAAGCCACTTAGGGAGGGGAGATTTGCACCATGAGAAGGAACTCCATGTTGGGTGGTATTGGATGTGTTGTTgccaagaggaagggaagggagcagagcagggagcggggagagggCTCAGGGCAGGGGCACTGCCTGCAGAAGCCAGCAGCCCCCTGAGTGTGTGTGCTTCTTGGGCCTTTCCCTGGGAGTCCTGAATGACTGGGGTTCGCTGTTTgtataaacatttattcattcccCCGCCCACGATCAGCAAGGCCCCTGGAATCGCTGGGGGCCTTAGGGACTGGAGCCAACCACCAGCACTGAGAATGaagttccctttcttctttcatccCTCATGTGGAGTCAGATCTAAATGACACCCTCTAGCCTCTGTCTCCTTGTCTATAAAACAGGGACAGTAACCTGCCCGGCCCACTTCGCAAGGTAGAATGGGACCAGGCTTTGAAAATGGTTTCCCTGTCCTCCGGTGCAGCTGAGACCCCAGTTCCTCTGGCAGGTCTCATCAGCAagcagcccctgcctccagcatCCTCATTCCTGACCAGGTGACCTGGGAGACAGGTGATGGTTGtggcttcttcccctccccctcacacACTCACTTGCATCAGCCAGACCCCCAGGTTCAGACTTGCCCTGCTAGGGTCAGAGTTCCtacccctgccccccaaccctgGCCCAAGAGGCATCTACGCCACCTTTTTCCCTGAGAAGGACTTGGTGAGGGCACTGCCCAGGAGGTCATTAGTGATGAATGAGGCTTCAGCATCCAGCGTGCTGATGCCCTGGGGCTCGAAGATGTCTGCCTTGATCTGAAATGGCAAAAGATAAGGAGATGTCATTCAATGGCAGTGCAGAGGCCAACCTCCAGGGCAAGGAGCTGGGTCAGTGATGGTGCAGGGACCAGCCTCTAGGACAACTCTGTGAAGGCCAATCCTGCTGTCTCCCACCAAGAAAATGACCACAAGGGTTTGTAGACAGGTACTCTAATCCCAAAGCTCTCCCACTAGCTGCCATATGGTGCTCACATTCCACCACCAAAGCGTTTCCTTTGGCTTTCTACTCTGTTGTAGATAAGATGCCTGTGTACCTGGTTACAAGCATTACAGAGACGCTTTGTAATGTTGTCCCCAAGGACCCAGCTCCCAACCTGGATCTGCGAGgtgcagcccagcctcctccccttggCCAGGTGCTGTGTCCAGAACCACCGTAATTCCCTCAAGCCCCCTGAGCCAAGTGGTGGGGCCTGGACTTCTGCATTCTTGACCCTGCTGTGGGCTCTGCCCAGGGGCCCTTCCTggcaccccagccctggcagtttgagcaggggctgcaggagagcAGCTGATTACCTCAAAGTGCTTGACGAGTTGCTTGGGCTGGACCTTGAGGTACATCTCATACTTGCCCTTGTGCCTCTTCAGCAGCTCCTCGTAGGTTAGCTCAAAGGTGACCTTGCTGCCTGAAGCCACGTTGACTGAGACTGTGAATTTCTCCAGCTTCCTCCCAGAGGCCCTGGACAGGGATGTGAGACAGTGACTGCATGAACCCACCCTTCCTGGGGTTTTAGTTCAAGCCCCTTCTCCTTGGGGGAAGACCTCCACCCACTCTGAGCCTTGGTTGCCTCAACTTCAAAACGATTAATGTTGTAAGAATTATAGGCGCATTAATGAAACAGTAGCTGCTGTTCTGTTGTTTGAGTTCTGAGGGCCTGGACAGCCCTGGCGTTCTCCCCAAGGCATGGGAGTGGGGgtgttggggaggaggtgggtcaCACTTACTTGACCAAGCCGGCCGTCTTGCCCTGGGACACGGCCTTTTCATACTGCTTCTTGGCAACTTCCTTCTCCTTGACATTCCCAGGGTACGTAACGCCATCGATGGTCCTGTAGGGAGACAGAGTTGAGGTGCTTTTGCTGGGCCCGCCTCCCCTCCTGAGCCCAGAGCAAGCAGCTGTGGTGACACCCACAAGGTGAAATTGGTGATGAAGGCTGTCTTGGGCAGCTCCACATTGAAAGAGACCTCCTTGGCCGTGTCTGCATGGTTGACGGCCCTGGTGGTGACAACATTGTGAGCGAAGCGGGAGGTCACCTTGCAAGTGATCTTGGTGCTGTAGACCTCGATGCCATTGACCACCTGCAGGAGAGGGGTCGAGAGCAGCCAGCCTGAGGCACCTGGCTGCTCCACTTCCAAGCTCCTCTCTGCAGGCTCCAAAGCTCCTGCATGGTAAGTGGCCCCTCCATTCTCCTAGTCACCCATGTCAGAGGCCTGAGTGGTGTCCCCCTGTGTAATTGGCCACCACTGTTCTGATGGCCACTTTGCCTCCTTAGCTCTATGGTCTGTTTACGTGCAGCTATAGCCACTGAGATCTTGTAAAAACCCATGTCTGACCCTTGTCCCTCTCCCACTTAAAGCCCTcccacagtccccaccacccTCAGGACAGTCCTCCCCATGGCTATGGGCTCCTCCAGGCAGGTCCTGCCTCTGTGCATCCTGTGCTGCAGCCATGCTTGGTCTCTGCACCAGGAGCTCCCGCCCTGGCTCTTCCTGCTCATCTCCACACCTCAGCTTGGAAAAGACCACATTCACAcacaccccagcctccctcctgtgtCTTTTGGTAATTGTCCCATTCTGTCTCCCAAACAGGCATTTATTCCCTGTGCCCAGGGGGTTGTGTGGGGAGGACCTTCATGCCCCCAACACTCTCTTTCCACCAGGGCTCCAGGGAAGCATCTGGGTTAAACATGGATATAAAGATGCTTTGTGAGGGTGTGACAGGGCCATTTGCTGCGTATCCCCTGCCCAGCACCCAGAGCCTGGTAAGTGCTGGGtaagtgtttgtggaaggaaGGACAAGTCGAAGTTGGTTCTGTGCTGCATTGGCCAGTCCCTCCGGGGCGCCCTTTCCCAAGGCTCTGGAGTTGCAGAGGGGCTCTGCTAGGGCAGGGCGCCATAAGCTGTTTGCCAGCTGGAGGGCCTGCCATGGTGGCCCACCCCTTCAGCTGTTGCACAACCAGCTccgccctgccccatccctgatGAAAGTTCTCACCCCTTCCGGGAGGCTCCGTTTCTgcagaaacaaagacaaacacaGGGGTCAGGCCAAGGCCAAGGTTACCATGGCCGGAGAGCCAGGGTTCAGCAGTGatacccccacacacacatacacacatcttgAGGGGTCTCTGGGCACAGGAGTAGGAAGGgctttgaaaaggaagagaaggtctCCAGTTCAGCcaggggagcagggcagagagaacCAATGCCAGAGTGCTCCTCCTGCCTCATATACCCCGACTCACTGCCTTTCCGTGGGCCCAGGCCCCTGAGGCCTTCTCTAGGCCCTCACCACCACTGTACCCGACACGGCTCAGCTCAGCCTTTCCTAGAGGCCTCTGCCCTCGTCTCAGATGTGGTCCTTCACAGCCCGTCGGGGAGGTGAGCTGTTTGTGGTGCATCGCCCATTTGACAGGTAGGGAAACAAGCCCAGGAGATGTAAGAGCCTTGCCCAGGATTAGACAGCAGGTCTGGAGCCCAGTCCTCCtacccccagccctgtcccctgcagctcactgcccagcctctgcctcgTCCTCACCCTTCGTAGTGGTCTGCCCAGCCTAGTGCCTCTACCTGTAAGGGCTAATGTCCAGCCCCCCTTCCAGATGTTGAAGAGGGGGCAGACTTACCCCAAGCGGCCAGGGCGGGCTTCTCGGGAAGCCAGAGACTGCCAAGCTGGAGAGCAGGGCCAAGACAAGGCAGGGCCACTGAGCAGATGCCATCACTGAGCACCCTGGCCTGGCCCGAGCTCCTTATATGAGCAAGCCTGGTGTTTTCCAAGTGGGGTCATCGACCTGTAGCGCGGGCgggaggagtgggaggtgggaggctcCCCAGGGAAGCTAGAGCCTGGCTAGAGTAACCAGCCTGGATCTGCCTGTACTAAGGAGGCCCAGTGGGTGTCATCAACAGTGTGGGGACTTCATTCCCAGTGGCTATGGGACATGGAGGCCCCTGGGGAAAGCAGAAGCTCTGTGTTGACAAATGGGTCCCGGCATTCCTGAGATGGGGCAACAGTGAGGGGTATGGAGTCACATTTAAAGCAAATGGCATCTCAGCATCATTGTTTCTGATCCATCCTACTGACGTGGGCTCTGGTCTGGCCTCCTGGATCATAGCCACCCCTTCTCAAGGCAGCCAGGGCACAAAACCAGATTCATCACCCTAAGGCTTAGATCTCCATTCATTACCCTCTATAGTTCCCACGGACCCTTGGAAAAGATGAACCCTGAGTCCTATGGTCCAGCTCCATTGTGCTTTTCTGAACTTCACTCTCTTCCCACTGGCATGACCTCCCCTTCTCTGCACATCACAGCTGTCATCTCTGCCAGCTCATGTGCCCCCTACAAAAgtcttcagctttattttttggcggggggaggtgattaggtttgt
This Camelus ferus isolate YT-003-E chromosome 17, BCGSAC_Cfer_1.0, whole genome shotgun sequence DNA region includes the following protein-coding sequences:
- the ITIH3 gene encoding inter-alpha-trypsin inhibitor heavy chain H3 isoform X2; translated protein: MASAQWPCLVLALLSSLAVSGFPRSPPWPLGKRSLPEGVVNGIEVYSTKITCKVTSRFAHNVVTTRAVNHADTAKEVSFNVELPKTAFITNFTLTIDGVTYPGNVKEKEVAKKQYEKAVSQGKTAGLVKASGRKLEKFTVSVNVASGSKVTFELTYEELLKRHKGKYEMYLKVQPKQLVKHFEIKADIFEPQGISTLDAEASFITNDLLGSALTKSFSGKKGHVSFKPSLDQQRSCPTCTDSLLKGDFIITYDVNRESPANVQIVSGYFVHFFAPQGLPVVPKNVVFVIDISGSMHGRKMEQTKDALLKILEDMKEDDYLNFILFSGSVTTWKDSLVQATPENIQEARKFVMNIHDQGLTNINDGLLRGISMLNKAREEHIVPERSTSIVIMLTDGDANTGESRPEKIQENVRNAIGGKFPLYNLGFGNNLNYNFLESMALENHGLARRIYEDSDANLQLQGFYEEVANPLLTDVEVEYPKNAIQDLTQNTYQHFYDGSEIVVAGRLADEDINNFKADVKGYGAINDLTFTEEVDMKEMEKALQERDYIFGDYIERLWAYLTIKQLLEKRKNAHGKEKENLTAQALDLSLKYHFVTPLTSMVVTKPEDNENQMDIADKPGEGPMDAGVIPSMAYQTSYQPPQTPYYYEKDDAICFNIDEDPGTVLRLIQDPVTGLTVNGQIIGEKRDSLNSQTRKTYFGKLGIASTQMDFRIEVTPAKITLWNGVAQSTFSWLDTVKVTQDGLSVTINRKKNIVVSFGDGVTFVVILHQVWKKEPVHQDFLGFYVVDSRRMSAQTHGLLGQFFHPFDFEVSDIHPGSDPTKPDATMVVKNHWLTVTRGSQKDYRKDISVGTKVACWFVHNNGQGLIDGVHSDYIVPDLF
- the ITIH3 gene encoding inter-alpha-trypsin inhibitor heavy chain H3 isoform X1 → MASAQWPCLVLALLSSLAVSGFPRSPPWPLGKRSLPEGVVNGIEVYSTKITCKVTSRFAHNVVTTRAVNHADTAKEVSFNVELPKTAFITNFTLTIDGVTYPGNVKEKEVAKKQYEKAVSQGKTAGLVKASGRKLEKFTVSVNVASGSKVTFELTYEELLKRHKGKYEMYLKVQPKQLVKHFEIKADIFEPQGISTLDAEASFITNDLLGSALTKSFSGKKGHVSFKPSLDQQRSCPTCTDSLLKGDFIITYDVNRESPANVQIVSGYFVHFFAPQGLPVVPKNVVFVIDISGSMHGRKMEQTKDALLKILEDMKEDDYLNFILFSGSVTTWKDSLVQATPENIQEARKFVMNIHDQGLTNINDGLLRGISMLNKAREEHIVPERSTSIVIMLTDGDANTGESRPEKIQENVRNAIGGKFPLYNLGFGNNLNYNFLESMALENHGLARRIYEDSDANLQLQGFYEEVANPLLTDVEVEYPKNAIQDLTQNTYQHFYDGSEIVVAGRLADEDINNFKADVKGYGAINDLTFTEEVDMKEMEKALQERDYIFGDYIERLWAYLTIKQLLEKRKNAHGKEKENLTAQALDLSLKYHFVTPLTSMVVTKPEDNENQMDIADKPGEGPMDAGVIPSMAYQTSYQPPQTPYYYVDGDPHFIIQLPEKDDAICFNIDEDPGTVLRLIQDPVTGLTVNGQIIGEKRDSLNSQTRKTYFGKLGIASTQMDFRIEVTPAKITLWNGVAQSTFSWLDTVKVTQDGLSVTINRKKNIVVSFGDGVTFVVILHQVWKKEPVHQDFLGFYVVDSRRMSAQTHGLLGQFFHPFDFEVSDIHPGSDPTKPDATMVVKNHWLTVTRGSQKDYRKDISVGTKVACWFVHNNGQGLIDGVHSDYIVPDLF